The DNA region TTGAAGAGTTACTGTGCACCAACAGTTCTCCATGTTGACAAAAGTGTTACCTCTTTGAGAAACAAAGAACTAAAATCTTGAAGTTGGTATTCCTTATACCTAAGCAGACAAAAAGGCTGTCATTCATTAGATCACACCATGTTGTCAAGAActagaataagaaaaaagaattaaacagACATTCATCCTCTTATAGCCAAGCAGTCATACGCAATGTGAGGCACTTTATATATCATGGAATTGTCACCATTTCAAATATCAAGGACCATAGTAATGTCTACATAAATGAAATACTAGACTAATTACCTCAGGCCAGTAACACTATGACCCGATCCATTGTTAGTCACGATGAACCTGAAATAATGGCAGAAGATTACATAAGATTGAAATGAGTATCCAAAAACAAAGAAGTTGATTATTGATtggatgataaaaataatagcaATGAATCTGATAAACTATAAATTCACCTCTTTTTAACATGATAacatagatattaaaaaaaaaagtaaagagagATTGTATGTTTAATTAGTTCAGCTGTTTTGACAATTGACATTACCGTTCCTCCACAATTCATAACAAGTTCTGGGCTCATTTTTCCTTTGCATCAGAGGTAAATGACTGGAGGAACTCAATTTGGAGTTTTAATAGCATGTGGTTCTATTTAATTGACAACCAAATAAAAGGAGGCAGTGAAGCATATTAAAGATGAATACTTAGTTTTGAAACGTAACTCATGCTACTGAGAGGAACAGAACAAGGATACCCATCTTAAAATATCAAATCATCCGGAAACATAGCTGCTAGAGCATCAGTTTTTTAACTTGCCGTGTTCTGAGTGCATGTTCTGATgtattttagttataaaaattcattcaacataccttatttaaaacaaaatatcataaGCAGAAAAGGTATTGTCTGAGCTTTACATGTTTTTACCAATTTCTTATTCCAAATTAGTAATTTCAAATGATACTACTAGTAAATAGCAACTACTTGCTGCAGAAAGATAATATGAGGACTCATTTTATACCATGGAACACGAAGGTAGCAATTTCAATAAACAGAGCAGCCACATAAACTCCTAATTGGCTTAATGAACAGACCAACAAAGCAAAGAAAACAGAACTACGAATATGCTAAGGTTTGTTAATGCAAATGCTGAGGTCAGACTCTATCAGACTTCTTTTCATAACCAGTATATAAGACTCTAAACAAAAACATGGCAGAGACAGTTTGCatttacaaagaaaacaaatgataatgtgAAAGGATTTGCATTGTCAACCAATCTGCATACTTACACCAATACTGTGAAGACCAGGATTCCCACCAAGACAAAGAACAACGTGATCAGATACTGCAAGTACAGTGTCAAGGATGATACCCAGAAtccaaattttctttctttctttatctgATTTAGCCATCTTAAAAATAATGCATCAAATAAGGAATAAGGATACAATCCATAATAGTATGGAGTTGTTTTTCAGGGCACCCAAAAAGCCAACTACAGATCTGCACAACACAGAAATGTGATAGAAGACAACACACTAgcagaaaatatttaaaaggaaagaaaaaaatgcatcaaaatcataaacaatGCAAGGCTGACATTAAGAAAATAACTGCTCCGAGGCCTATTACAGGCACAGTGAGAGACTTTCGGCAGCCATCATGATGAGTGCTCATCCACACTCCAAATATTATCACAACAATGGCCAAAAGCTGCACAAGGAGAACATGAAAACAGCATCAACAATCacagcattaaaaaaaatattttcatataaaatcttTTGAAAACTGTTTTCTACAGCATTTCCATGCTACTCAACAATCAGATTCTCATATAAAATCTATTaacttttgaaaattgtttaaaaaacaagtattttaaaaaaaatatcagaaaCGG from Glycine soja cultivar W05 chromosome 8, ASM419377v2, whole genome shotgun sequence includes:
- the LOC114423008 gene encoding tetraspanin-10-like isoform X3; translation: MGMGTSTFVTRWINFLTMLLAIVVIIFGVWMSTHHDGCRKSLTVPVIGLGAVIFLISVVGFLGALKNNSILLWIYLITLFFVLVGILVFTVLVFIVTNNGSGHSVTGLRYKEYQLQDFSSLFLKELNNSRNWERLKVCLVKSEDCNNLSKKYKTLKQYKSAKLSPIEAGCCRPPSHWGFM
- the LOC114423008 gene encoding tetraspanin-10-like isoform X4 → MGMGTSTFVTRWINFLTMLLAIVVIIFGVWMSTHHDGCRKSLTVPVIGLGAVIFLISVVGFLGALKNNSILLWIYLITLFFVLVGILVFTVLVFIVTNNGSGHSVTGLRYKEYQLQDFSSLFLKELNNSRNWERLKVCLVKSEDCNNLSKKYKTLKQYKSAKLSPIEAGCCRPPSQ